The genome window CAGGAATTGGAAAAGAGTTAGCATACTCTTTTGCAAAAAGAAATTATAATTTAATTTTACTTGCAAGAAGTACTCAAAAATTATTAGAAATTAAAGAGGATATTGAAAAAAATTTTAATCTTGATTGTAAAGTAATAATATATGATTTAAAAAATACTGAAAATTTAGAGGAAATAGTTGAAGATAATTACTTTGATATTTTAATAAATTGTGCAGGTTTTGGAGAAATGATAAATTTTGATAGTTTAACTTTAGAAAAAGATATTGAGATGTTAAATGTAAATTTAATTTCTCCTATTATACTTACAAAACTATTCTTAAAAAAAGCACTTGAAAAAGATAAAGGGACAGTTATAAACATTTGTTCAACAGCAGCACTTTATTTTCATCCTTATATGGCTATGTATAGCACAACTAAAGCTGGTCTTCTTAATTATTCATTATCTTTAAGTGAAGAGATAAGATTTAGAACTAAGAATGTGCATTTGCTTTCAATTTGCCCCGGCCCAACTGCGACTCCATTTTTTGAAGAGGAAACAAAGCAAAAATTTGGAGCTTTTAAAATATGGGAAATGTCAGCACCAGATGTTGCAAAAGAAATTTTAAATACTTTTGATAAAAAGAAAAAATTTACAATAATAGGTTTTAGAAATAAAGTTTTAGCAAAATTTACAGCAATGTTACCTATAGGCTTACAACTTAAAATAGTTGCCAAGCACCTTAGAAAGGGTGCTAAATAAAGGAGTGTTATGAAGATAACTTTTTATTTAATTTTTATTTTTTATCTTTTGATATTTTTATTAAGGATAGTTTTATCATTAAAATACTTTAAAAAACTTGATAAATTTTCAAAAAAGATTTTAGATGAA of Fusobacterium russii ATCC 25533 contains these proteins:
- a CDS encoding SDR family NAD(P)-dependent oxidoreductase, with product MSVVLITGASSGIGKELAYSFAKRNYNLILLARSTQKLLEIKEDIEKNFNLDCKVIIYDLKNTENLEEIVEDNYFDILINCAGFGEMINFDSLTLEKDIEMLNVNLISPIILTKLFLKKALEKDKGTVINICSTAALYFHPYMAMYSTTKAGLLNYSLSLSEEIRFRTKNVHLLSICPGPTATPFFEEETKQKFGAFKIWEMSAPDVAKEILNTFDKKKKFTIIGFRNKVLAKFTAMLPIGLQLKIVAKHLRKGAK